In Solanum stenotomum isolate F172 chromosome 6, ASM1918654v1, whole genome shotgun sequence, one DNA window encodes the following:
- the LOC125867204 gene encoding F-box protein At5g07610-like, producing the protein MGCAKFYGSKSTPIEKLRDFTNLTEGFYELNLYLYVDILNMHPSSAILAQHKENLLLKMQGMKLKIPKFSDLEQPSSARIVVSIDDLLMEILLRVPVRSLLCFKTVSKRWLSIITHPHFSVLCQPNPNRAVGLFLTCPYSLPAKPQFDYVHFDKKNPPKPPFKNLKFIKDSSGISVLQSCNGLMLCSNSPSRLAKTNYYVCNPTTKHYTALPKSVLETENSKIHGISLAFDPAKSPHYKVICVRDSVSSPQHYQIEIYSSQTGTWRLSGDPFIADVNFSKGVYWNGSIYWISTIGNLTCLYYNLDFERLGVMPMPHFPDDQGTTITYFGESCGHLHLTKISFYTIRFDVYEMRRDDFEWFVKYKVDFEHPEHELTYCNFTILSLVRGKREEDAFLVLAVVNDDKVMKYNLINKTFEKFCDYDVEDEQVFYCSTIGAFEYIESLCCV; encoded by the exons ATGGGTTGTGCAAAGTTCTACGGGTCGAAGAGCACACCCATAGAAAAGTTAAGAGATTTTACCAATTTGACGGAAGGTTTCTACGAGCT CAATCTTTACCTATATGTTGACATATTAAATATGCATCCATCATCTGCAATTCTTGCACAACACAAAGAAAACTTACTACTAAAAATGCAAGGCATGAAACTCAAGATCCCGAAATTTTCAGATTTAGAGCAGCCATCATCAGCTCGAATAGTTGTTTCGATTGATGATCTATTGATGGAAATTCTTTTACGCGTACCTGTAAGATCCCTTCTCTGTTTCAAAACCGTATCCAAACGTTGGCTTTCAATCATTACTCATCCACATTTCTCTGTCCTCTGTCAACCCAATCCAAATCGCGCAGTAGGCCTTTTCTTGACCTGTCCTTATTCTCTTCCAGCAAAACCCCAGTTCGATTATGTTCATTTTGATAAGAAAAATCCCCCAAAACCACCATTTAAGAATCTCAAATTCATTAAAGACTCTTCTGGTATTAGTGTTCTGCAATCTTGCAATGGACTAATGCTCTGTTCCAACTCCCCTTCGCGTCTAGCTAAAACAAATTACTATGTTTGCAACCCCACTACGAAACATTACACAGCACTTCCAAAATCAGTTCTTGAAACTGaaaattctaaaattcatgGTATAAGCTTAGCTTTTGATCCTGCCAAGTCTCCTCATTACAAAGTAATATGTGTTCGCGATTCTGTTTCGTCTCCTCAACATTATCAGATTGAAATCTACTCATCTCAAACAG GGACATGGAGACTATCAGGTGATCCATTCATTGCTGATGTTAATTTCTCCAAAGGGGTTTATTGGAATGGATCAATTTACTGGATTAGTACTATTGGAAACTTGACTTGTTTATATTACAATCTTGATTTTGAGAGGTTAGGGGTAATGCCAATGCCGCATTTTCCAGATGATCAAGGAACAACTATAACATATTTTGGTGAATCTTGTGGCCATTTGCACCTCACAAAAATTTCATTCTACACAATTCGATTTGATGTATACGAGATGAGAAGGGATGATTTTGAATGGTTTGTTAAGTACAAGGTTGATTTTGAACATCCTGAGCATGAGTTGACTTATTGTAATTTTACGATATTATCTCTGGTTCGAGGTAAACGAGAAGAGGATGCATTTTTGGTTCTGGCAGTTGTTAATGATGATAAGGTAATGAAGTACAATCTTATAAACAAGACCTTTGAGAAATTCTGTGATTATGATGTTGAAGATGAACAAGTTTTTTATTGTAGTACAATTGGTGCTTTTGAGTATATTGAGTCTTTGTGTTGTGTTTGA